A genome region from Populus alba chromosome 3, ASM523922v2, whole genome shotgun sequence includes the following:
- the LOC118054369 gene encoding actin-related protein 2/3 complex subunit 2A isoform X3: MILLQSHSRFLLQTLLNRVQNLEKAVELDYHWVEFDDVRYHILVSMKNPNVLLLSVSLPIPPPEAVFIGGLPFGAIEALKAAYGVVVQILDPPRDGFNLTLKLNFGKLPLDEEHRHALLVKIASVREVVLGAPLRVVLKHLSSRTVIPGIDGLLALVHRSKESFFLVPQPDKVTVVFPMRFKDSIDIAFATSFLQEFVEARHTAGLNNAPPCLWSPNPPLELKEAPAEALSANAGFVSFVIFPRHVEGKKLDRTVWNLSTFHAYVSYHVKNL, from the exons atgattttgttGCAGTCCCATTCCAGATTTCTCCTTCAAACATTATTGAATCGTGTCCAAAA TCTTGAAAAGGCAGTTGAATTGGATTACCACTGGGTGGAGTTTGATGATGTTCGTTACCATATTCTG gTGTCAATGAAGAATCCAAATGTCTTGCTGTTATCCGTTTCGCTACCAATCCCACCTCCAGAAGCTGTTTTCATAGGTGGACTTCCGTTTGGAGCCATAGAAGCTTTAAAGGCTGCTTATGGTGTGGTTGTGCAGATTCTTGATCCTCCCCGAGATGGCTTTAACCTCACTTTGAAACTCAATTTCGGGAAACTTCCACTTGATGAAG AGCACAGGCATGCTCTCTTGGTAAAGATTGCATCTGTTAGGGAAGTGGTGCTAGGTGCTCCATTAAGAGTAGTTTTAAAACATCTTTCATCAAGGACTGTTATTCCTGGAATTGATGGGCTTCTGGCCCTCGTGCATCGGTCCAAAGAGTCTTTCTTCCTTGTTCCTCAG CCAGACAAGGTTACTGTGGTATTTCCCATGAGATTCAAGGACTCCATAGATATTGCTTTTGCTACTTCCTTCCTTCAG GAATTTGTCGAAGCCAGGCATACAGCTGGACTTAATAATGCTCCTCCTTGCTTGTGGTCTCCTAACCCACCTCTTGAATTGAAGGAAGCCCCTGCTGAAGCATTGTCTGCAAATGCAGGATTTGTTTCTTTTG TCATTTTTCCTCGTCATGT
- the LOC118054370 gene encoding membrane-bound transcription factor site-2 protease homolog isoform X1, translating into MDERRWRRHGRGQAQTSLLPLRTPTRPPRTTLSNTVSCCYCDYKISALNTPLYHFGRKQAKSLKIWFSIGVGFSLTALLGVTLILVWELGNILHLFHGSSDLSSSLLFGFSPQVYGSRLSVADAGYLLLSTLISVSVHEFGHSIAAASEGIPTEYIAIFLAVLFPGALVALNYELLEELQPFTALRVYCAGVWHNAVCCAVCALVLFLLPLILSPFYIHGESPMVLDVPSTSPLSGYLSPGDAIVSLDGKRIHNDREWMETTALIDEQTLQSSNLSKSFEGLAIVHQMKGYCVPTSVIEESNEMLFIENQSACPDDLTEFVAVQCFNSSKSDNVNIEDGISQRQRRHCLNAKDVVKLNKCGDGWVTEITKGSSCLCSQEEYCLNPVPLPGSIWVEITFASPYSPECLQPGRNSFPASGASDFSEHKCGGTFVFVGDLISMAHSVRLTAYQPRWGFSFSAHLPNILEKSLMYTFHVSLTLALLNSLPVYFLDGESILEVALCHFTSLSPRKRAKVMRACLLGGTLLSTLSFMRIFFINFW; encoded by the exons ATGGACGAGAGGCGATGGAGAAGACATGGGAGGGGACAAGCACAAACTTCGTTACTTCCTTTACGGACACCAACACGACCACCTCGTACTACTTTATCCAACACAGTATCTTGCTGCTACTGCGATTACAAAATTTCTGCCTTAAACACCCCTCTCTATCATTTTGGACGGAAACAAGCCAAGTCGTTAAAGATTTGGTTTTCAATCGGCGTCGGCTTTAGCCTAACTGCACTCCTTGGAGTCACTTTG ATTCTTGTATGGGAATTAGGAAACATTTTGCACCTATTCCACGGAAGCAGCGATCTTTCGAGTTCTTTACTATTTGGGTTTTCTCCTCAG GTGTATGGTTCGAGATTATCTGTTGCGGATGCTGGATATTTGTTGCTTTCTACTTTGATTTCTGTATCAGTGCACGAGTTCGGGCATTCCATCGCGGCTGCAAG TGAGGGCATACCGACGGAGTACATTGCTATTTTCCTTGCAGTTCTGTTTCCTGGTGCTCTGGTTGCTTTGAATTATGAGTTGCTTGAGGAGCTACAACCATTTACTGCACTTCGTGTGTACTGTGCTGGTGTTTGGCATAACGCTGTG TGTTGTGCAGTTTGTGCACTGGTGTTATTCCTCCTGCCCTTGATCTTGTCTCCCTTTTACATACATGGTGAAAGCCCCATG GTTTTGGATGTACCTTCTACCTCTCCTTTGTCTGGCTATCTGTCTCCTGGGGATGCAATTGTATCTTTGGATGGAAAACGCATCCATAATGATCGGGAATGGATGGAGACCACTGCTTTAATAGATGAACAGACACTTCAAAGTTCAAATCTCTCAAAAAGTTTTGAAGGTCTTGCGATAGTTCATCAAATGAAGGGTTACTGTGTCCCTACTTCTGTGATAGAAGAAAGCAATGAGATGCTTTTCATAGAAAATCAATCTGCCTGTCCTGATGACCTTACTGAATTTGTAGCTGTTCAATGCTTCAATTCAAGCAAATCAGATAATGTCAATATTGAAGATGGTATAAGCCAAAGACAGAGGAGGCACTGCTTGAATGCTAAGGATGTTGTCAAGCTTAATAAATGTGGTGATGGTTGGGTTACAGAGATAACCAAAGGAAGTAGTTGCTTGTGTTCACAG GAGGAGTACTGCTTAAACCCTGTTCCACTTCCAGGGTCAATATGGGTTGAGATCACCTTTGCAAGCCCTTATTCTCCAGAATGCCTGCAACCTGGAAGAAATTCATTTCCAGCTTCTGGAGCTTCAGACTTTTCAGAGCATAAATGTGGTGggacttttgtttttgttggtgaTCTGATCTCGATGGCACATTCAGTTAGGTTAACAGCATATCAACCTCGTTGGGGATTTTCTTTCAGTGCACATCTTCCTAACATTCTGGAAAAGAGCTTAATGTATACATTCCATGTCTCTCTTACCCTAGCCCTCCTCAACAGTTTGCCG GTATACTTTTTGGATGGGGAATCAATTTTGGAGGTAGCCCTCTGCCACTTCACATCATTGAGCCCAAGAAAAAGGGCAAAAGTTATGCGAGCCTGTCTTTTAGGAGGGACTCTTCTTTCCACTCTATCCTTTATGAGGatcttcttcatcaattttTGGTAA
- the LOC118054370 gene encoding membrane-bound transcription factor site-2 protease homolog isoform X2, with protein sequence MDERRWRRHGRGQAQTSLLPLRTPTRPPRTTLSNTVSCCYCDYKISALNTPLYHFGRKQAKSLKIWFSIGVGFSLTALLGVTLILVWELGNILHLFHGSSDLSSSLLFGFSPQVYGSRLSVADAGYLLLSTLISVSVHEFGHSIAAASEGIPTEYIAIFLAVLFPGALVALNYELLEELQPFTALRVYCAGVWHNAVCCAVCALVLFLLPLILSPFYIHGESPMVLDVPSTSPLSGYLSPGDAIVSLDGKRIHNDREWMETTALIDEQTLQSSNLSKSFEGLAIVHQMKGYCVPTSVIEESNEMLFIENQSACPDDLTEFVAVQCFNSSKSDNVNIEDGISQRQRRHCLNAKDVVKLNKCGDGWVTEITKGSSCLCSQEEYCLNPVPLPGSIWVEITFASPYSPECLQPGRNSFPASGASDFSEHKCGGTFVFVGDLISMAHSVRLTAYQPRWGFSFSAHLPNILEKSLMYTFHVSLTLALLNSLPY encoded by the exons ATGGACGAGAGGCGATGGAGAAGACATGGGAGGGGACAAGCACAAACTTCGTTACTTCCTTTACGGACACCAACACGACCACCTCGTACTACTTTATCCAACACAGTATCTTGCTGCTACTGCGATTACAAAATTTCTGCCTTAAACACCCCTCTCTATCATTTTGGACGGAAACAAGCCAAGTCGTTAAAGATTTGGTTTTCAATCGGCGTCGGCTTTAGCCTAACTGCACTCCTTGGAGTCACTTTG ATTCTTGTATGGGAATTAGGAAACATTTTGCACCTATTCCACGGAAGCAGCGATCTTTCGAGTTCTTTACTATTTGGGTTTTCTCCTCAG GTGTATGGTTCGAGATTATCTGTTGCGGATGCTGGATATTTGTTGCTTTCTACTTTGATTTCTGTATCAGTGCACGAGTTCGGGCATTCCATCGCGGCTGCAAG TGAGGGCATACCGACGGAGTACATTGCTATTTTCCTTGCAGTTCTGTTTCCTGGTGCTCTGGTTGCTTTGAATTATGAGTTGCTTGAGGAGCTACAACCATTTACTGCACTTCGTGTGTACTGTGCTGGTGTTTGGCATAACGCTGTG TGTTGTGCAGTTTGTGCACTGGTGTTATTCCTCCTGCCCTTGATCTTGTCTCCCTTTTACATACATGGTGAAAGCCCCATG GTTTTGGATGTACCTTCTACCTCTCCTTTGTCTGGCTATCTGTCTCCTGGGGATGCAATTGTATCTTTGGATGGAAAACGCATCCATAATGATCGGGAATGGATGGAGACCACTGCTTTAATAGATGAACAGACACTTCAAAGTTCAAATCTCTCAAAAAGTTTTGAAGGTCTTGCGATAGTTCATCAAATGAAGGGTTACTGTGTCCCTACTTCTGTGATAGAAGAAAGCAATGAGATGCTTTTCATAGAAAATCAATCTGCCTGTCCTGATGACCTTACTGAATTTGTAGCTGTTCAATGCTTCAATTCAAGCAAATCAGATAATGTCAATATTGAAGATGGTATAAGCCAAAGACAGAGGAGGCACTGCTTGAATGCTAAGGATGTTGTCAAGCTTAATAAATGTGGTGATGGTTGGGTTACAGAGATAACCAAAGGAAGTAGTTGCTTGTGTTCACAG GAGGAGTACTGCTTAAACCCTGTTCCACTTCCAGGGTCAATATGGGTTGAGATCACCTTTGCAAGCCCTTATTCTCCAGAATGCCTGCAACCTGGAAGAAATTCATTTCCAGCTTCTGGAGCTTCAGACTTTTCAGAGCATAAATGTGGTGggacttttgtttttgttggtgaTCTGATCTCGATGGCACATTCAGTTAGGTTAACAGCATATCAACCTCGTTGGGGATTTTCTTTCAGTGCACATCTTCCTAACATTCTGGAAAAGAGCTTAATGTATACATTCCATGTCTCTCTTACCCTAGCCCTCCTCAACAGTTTGCCG TATTAA
- the LOC118054372 gene encoding uncharacterized protein, whose protein sequence is MNKGGGMKKMKYVVVTGGVVSGLGKGVTASSIGVLLKACGFRVTSIKIDPYLNTDAGTMSPFEHGEVFVLDDGGEVDLDLGNYERFLDVKLTRDNNITTGKIYQAVIDKERRGDYLGKTVQVVPHITDAIQEWIERVAMIPVDGQPGPADVCVIELGGTIGDIESMPFTEALGQFSYRVGAGNFCLVHVSLVPVLSAVGEQKTKPTQHSVRGLRSLGLTPNILACRSTLALEENVKQKLSQFCHVPAENIITLYDVPNIWHLPLLLRDQKAHEAILGVLNLLGIAREPNLKEWTSRAELCDMLLEPVRIAIVGKYTGLSDSYLSLLKALLHASVSLRKKLVVDWIPASDLEDETAKENPDVYKAAWKLLKGSDGVLVPGGFGDRGVEGKIIAAKYARENRIPFLGICLGMQIAVIEFARSILGLQDANSTEFDPDTKDPCVIFMPEGSKTHLGGTMRLGSRRTYFQVMDCKSAKLYGNRGYIDERHRHRYEVNPDMVSRLEDAGLSFTGKDETGQRMEIVELPNHPYYIGAQFHPEFKSRPGKPSALFLGLIAAACDQLDSLLHAPKIPNGMAKKISLYPNGNATKFAKIPTDGIYSSCNGVHA, encoded by the exons ATGAACAAAGGAGGAggaatgaagaaaatgaagtaCGTGGTGGTGACTGGAGGAGTAGTAAGTGGGCTTGGGAAAGGAGTGACGGCAAGTAGTATTGGTGTGCTTCTCAAGGCCTGTGGCTTTCGTGTTACTTCTATCAAGATTG ATCCATACTTAAACACTGATGCCGGAACAATGTCGCCCTTTGAGCATGGAGAAGTGTTTGTCTTGGATGATGGTGGCGAG GTGGACCTGGACCTTGGAAATTATGAGAGGTTTCTAGATGTCAAGTTGACACGCGATAATAATATCACCACCGGAAAGATTTACCAG GCTGTTATTGACAAGGAAAGAAGGGGAGATTATCTGGGAAAAACTGTGCAG GTTGTCCCACACATCACAGATGCCATTCAAGAGTGGATTGAACGTGTGGCAATGATACCAGTAGACGGACAGCCGGGTCCTGCTGATGTTTGTGTCATTGAATTGGGTGGAACTATTG GTGACATCGAGTCCATGCCATTTACTGAAGCTCTAGGGCAGTTTTCATACCGTGTAG GAGCTGGCAACTTCTGCTTGGTTCATGTCAGCCTTGTGCCTGTTCTAAGTGCTGTTGGTGAACAG AAAACAAAACCAACTCAGCACAGTGTTCGTGGGCTGAGAAGCTTAGGTTTGACACCAAATATCTTAGCTTGTCGCAGCACATTG GCACTCGAGGAGAACGTAAAGCAGAAACTCTCTCAATTTTGCCATGTCCCT GCAGAAAATATCATCACCCTCTATGATGTTCCTAACATTTGGCACCTTCCTTTGCTTTTAAGA GATCAGAAGGCTCACGAAGCAATTTTGGGAGTGCTGAACCTTCTTGG GATTGCTAGGGAGCCTAATTTAAAGGAATGGACCTCTAGGGCTGAACTCTGTGATATGTTGCTTGAACCA GTTCGTATTGCCATTGTTGGGAAGTATACAGGGCTTTCAGATTCATACCTTTCTTTACTAAAG GCTCTTTTGCATGCATCTGTTTCTCTCCGCAAGAAACTTGTTGTGGATTGGATTCCAGCTAGTGATCTTGAGGATGAAACTGCAAAAGAG AATCCTGATGTTTATAAGGCTGCTTGGAAGTTGTTAAAG GGTTCAGATGGTGTTCTTGTCCCAGGAGGGTTTGGTGACAGGGGCGTGGAAGGGAAAATTATTGCAGCCAAGTATGCCCGAGAAAACAGAATTCCATTCCTTGGAATCTGTCTGGGAATGCAAATTGCAGTCATTGAGTTTGCTCGATCCATCCTTGGCCTGCAAGATGCTAACAGCACAGAATTTGATCCTGACACCAAGGATCCCTGTGTTATATTTATGCCCGAG GGATCAAAAACCCACTTGGGAGGCACCATGCGTCTTGGGTCAAGGAGGACATATTTCCAAGTTATGGACTGCAAATCAGCAAAATT ATATGGTAATAGAGGCTACATTGATGAGAGACATCGGCATAGATATGAG GTGAATCCTGATATGGTATCACGCCTGGAAGATGCTGGTCTCTCATTCACCGGCAAGGATGAAACTGGTCAACGCATGGAG ATAGTTGAGCTGCCTAATCATCCTTACTATATTGGTGCTCAATTCCATCCTGAATTTAAATCAAGACCCGGGAAACCTTCTGCACTATTCTTAG GCCTGATAGCAGCAGCATGTGACCAACTAGATTCTCTCTTACATGCTCCCAAGATTCCCAATGGAATGGCCAAAAAAATTAGCCTCTACCCAAATGGAAACGCAACCAAGTTTGCAAAAATACCGACAGATGGTATCTACAGCAGTTGCAATGGTGTGCATGCCTAA